AGGCCGGACACGTCGGAGACGTACGCCGGGTAGTACCGCTTCTCCCACGCCGACCACCCCGCCGGCGCCTCGTAGTTCGTCTCCGCCATCCTCGCCTCCCGGATCCTCCGCCGGAGCACCGCCATGCTCTCGTCCACCAGCGTGCCGCCGCTGTACTGGTCCCGCTGGAACGcgcaccggcgccgcgccgccgccgtcctcctcctcggcttcAACGCCGGGCCGCGCCACGCCCCGTGCCGGAGCTCGGCCGGCGACATCACCAGTGAcaccgacgacgacaacgacatggccctccaaaagaaaaaaaatcaaaactttcTTCGCAAATTGCTGGCAAAGTAGCAAGCGATCGAGAGAAGAAGCAATCAAGCAAATGAAGCTGATGAATCGAGCTCAAATGGGTAGATTATATATAAGAACAAGCAAACGCGTGACGATTAACCGACTAGTCCTCAGTATGACCAATCACAC
This is a stretch of genomic DNA from Oryza brachyantha chromosome 1, ObraRS2, whole genome shotgun sequence. It encodes these proteins:
- the LOC102701761 gene encoding uncharacterized protein LOC102701761; translated protein: MSLSSSVSLVMSPAELRHGAWRGPALKPRRRTAAARRRCAFQRDQYSGGTLVDESMAVLRRRIREARMAETNYEAPAGWSAWEKRYYPAYVSDVSGLVGALQLLLMGTRPSLAIAAAALLLASVPVSAAAAAHHLAQLAAESVLLLQHHVP